The Bacteroidales bacterium genome includes a window with the following:
- a CDS encoding MBL fold metallo-hydrolase: MAQKNFIRDRIPAEKGDIIITFIGHGTLMLEYNKTILHIDPWSRLADYSTLPKADIVLITHGHRDHFDTTAIAAVRKPETQVVLTPEVYSILGKGIVMGNGDRKEVSGIVIDAVPA; this comes from the coding sequence ATGGCACAGAAAAATTTTATCAGGGATCGCATTCCGGCCGAAAAAGGTGATATCATTATTACGTTCATAGGTCATGGAACCCTCATGCTGGAGTATAATAAAACGATCCTGCATATCGATCCCTGGTCCCGACTGGCTGACTATTCAACTTTGCCTAAAGCTGACATTGTACTTATCACTCACGGGCATCGTGATCATTTTGATACCACTGCCATTGCAGCGGTTCGCAAACCGGAAACCCAGGTGGTATTGACGCCGGAGGTTTATTCGATCCTTGGAAAGGGAATTGTTATGGGAAACGGCGACCGCAAAGAGGTATCGGGTATTGTGATTGATGCCGTGCCGGC
- a CDS encoding ATP-dependent helicase: protein MNPEESKRQFLEEFLAQVARDSTLMKPEESSYAVQDLTAVTPDDYPPVEITEDIQRKIDEISAIARSIETRPALSEPSLPDKPFRIDYRRNLNPAQLAAVTTTEGPVLVIAGAGSGKTRVIVHRVSYLLELGVDPSDILLLTFTRKAAKEMLDRVQELLSDARVGKVMGGTFHSFANHILRKYSNLLGLPPNFTILDTGDSEDTIDLLRSEMKLDKTDKAFPKKNRIYEIISSARNRNKTVREIIQTDFSGLMKYARDIEMLFDGYTRYKKITGTFDYDDLMEILRNALRDHIPFRKKMQQEYRYIMVDEFQDTNILQKEIVDFLAAAHRNIMVVGDDAQSIYAFRGANYENILRFPQTYPDCRVIRIEQNYRSNQTILDFTNEIVKNARLGYRKNLFSANTRKFLPVIRKFYDQEEEAVFIVSKILELRERNISPGEIAVLTRAAWHWQFVEMELRKRNIPYVTVGGLAFHEKMHIKDMIAYLKVLLNPYDAIAWHRILKLLPGVGQVSATAIIRDIRQHDGKIPLGEYEKKKFFEPLKELMETLNRAAGEHLSVAARIQIIRDYYSPILASMESDAQVRMLDIHVLTEMAAKYEKLEKFLSDFTLEPPSRSFAGAPTPLIDESEDKPVTLSTIHSAKGLEWYAVFIPHALDGLLPSSRALKNLEEVEEERRLFYVACSRAREELYITMPSFVRSYQGFCSYPSRFLVEIDRNKYEYL from the coding sequence ATGAACCCCGAAGAAAGCAAACGGCAATTTCTGGAAGAATTTCTGGCCCAGGTAGCCCGCGACAGCACCCTCATGAAACCGGAGGAATCTTCCTACGCGGTGCAGGACCTTACTGCCGTGACCCCCGATGATTACCCTCCGGTTGAAATAACCGAAGATATTCAGCGAAAAATCGATGAAATTTCAGCTATTGCCCGTTCCATCGAAACCCGGCCTGCTCTGTCAGAACCTTCCCTTCCCGATAAGCCGTTCCGTATCGATTACCGGCGAAATCTCAATCCTGCTCAGCTCGCCGCCGTCACCACCACCGAAGGGCCTGTGCTGGTAATCGCCGGCGCAGGAAGCGGAAAAACCCGCGTCATCGTTCACCGGGTAAGCTACCTCCTTGAACTGGGCGTTGACCCGTCCGACATCCTCCTGCTTACCTTCACCCGCAAAGCAGCCAAAGAAATGCTCGACCGCGTGCAGGAACTCCTCAGCGACGCCCGCGTCGGTAAAGTAATGGGCGGAACTTTCCATTCCTTCGCCAACCACATCCTCCGCAAATACAGCAACCTCCTCGGCCTTCCTCCCAACTTTACCATCCTCGATACAGGCGACTCAGAAGATACCATCGACCTCCTGCGCAGTGAGATGAAGCTCGATAAAACCGACAAAGCCTTCCCCAAAAAGAACCGGATCTACGAAATCATTTCTTCCGCACGAAACCGCAATAAAACAGTCCGCGAAATCATCCAGACCGACTTCTCGGGCCTGATGAAGTATGCCAGAGATATCGAAATGCTCTTCGACGGATACACCCGGTACAAGAAAATCACCGGCACCTTCGATTATGACGACCTGATGGAAATCCTCCGGAACGCCCTGCGCGACCATATCCCCTTCCGGAAAAAAATGCAGCAGGAATACCGGTACATCATGGTCGATGAGTTTCAGGACACCAACATTCTTCAGAAAGAAATTGTTGACTTCCTCGCCGCCGCCCACCGCAACATCATGGTGGTCGGAGATGATGCCCAGAGTATTTATGCCTTCCGCGGAGCCAACTACGAGAACATCCTGCGCTTTCCCCAAACCTATCCCGACTGCCGGGTAATCCGTATTGAGCAGAATTACCGCAGTAATCAGACCATCCTCGACTTTACCAACGAAATCGTTAAAAACGCACGCCTCGGCTACCGCAAAAACCTTTTCTCGGCCAACACACGAAAGTTCCTGCCGGTCATCAGAAAATTTTACGACCAGGAAGAGGAAGCTGTATTTATTGTTTCCAAAATCCTCGAACTCCGCGAACGGAATATATCGCCCGGTGAAATTGCCGTGCTTACACGGGCTGCCTGGCACTGGCAGTTCGTGGAAATGGAACTGCGGAAACGCAATATCCCTTACGTTACAGTGGGCGGTCTCGCCTTCCATGAGAAGATGCACATCAAGGACATGATCGCCTACCTGAAAGTCCTCCTCAATCCGTATGATGCCATTGCCTGGCACCGGATCCTGAAACTTCTCCCCGGGGTGGGACAGGTGTCGGCTACGGCTATCATCCGCGATATCCGTCAGCACGACGGAAAAATTCCTCTGGGAGAATATGAAAAAAAGAAGTTTTTCGAACCCCTGAAGGAACTGATGGAAACCCTGAACCGTGCCGCCGGCGAACACCTGTCAGTAGCCGCCAGAATCCAGATTATCCGCGATTACTACTCCCCCATCCTTGCTTCAATGGAAAGCGATGCCCAGGTAAGAATGCTCGATATTCACGTACTTACAGAAATGGCCGCCAAATATGAAAAGCTCGAGAAGTTCCTGAGCGATTTCACCCTCGAACCTCCTTCCCGCAGTTTTGCCGGTGCCCCCACCCCCCTCATTGACGAAAGCGAAGACAAACCCGTAACCCTCTCCACCATTCATTCGGCCAAAGGTCTTGAATGGTATGCCGTCTTCATTCCCCATGCCCTCGACGGACTCCTGCCTTCATCCCGTGCCCTGAAAAACCTCGAGGAAGTAGAAGAAGAACGGCGCCTTTTCTATGTGGCCTGCAGCCGGGCAAGGGAAGAACTTTACATTACCATGCCTTCGTTTGTCCGCAGTTACCAGGGATTCTGCTCCTACCCCTCCCGCTTTCTTGTTGAAATCGACAGAAATAAATATGAATATTTATAA
- a CDS encoding aldo/keto reductase produces MDRRTFLTASAAAAAALGTGCQGKNELPRREYKNGIKLSVIGFGGIVVVGMEQKDANNTVAEAWDNGINYYDVAPSYWDGEAETKLGEALKPYRKKAFLACKTTRRDAEGAAREMEESMKRLQTDYFDLYQLHAVTSMEDVEKIFAPKGAMETFLKAKQEGKIRHIGFSAHSVEAALALLDRYSFDSVLFPINFVCIAQGNFGKQVIEKAMEKGAARLALKALAHHPWPENMKEEERPYRKCWYQPADQRELAEKALRFTLSQPVTAAIPPGEERLFRLAVSIAKDFTPMTEKEQQELLASTAGTAPLFRYPA; encoded by the coding sequence ATGGACCGGCGAACCTTTCTTACCGCCTCAGCTGCTGCAGCAGCTGCTTTAGGCACAGGCTGCCAGGGGAAAAACGAACTTCCCCGGCGCGAGTACAAAAACGGAATTAAACTTTCCGTCATTGGCTTCGGTGGTATTGTGGTAGTTGGAATGGAACAAAAAGATGCCAATAATACCGTGGCCGAAGCATGGGATAACGGAATCAATTATTACGATGTTGCTCCTTCGTACTGGGACGGAGAAGCGGAAACCAAGCTGGGCGAAGCGTTGAAACCTTATCGTAAAAAAGCCTTTCTTGCCTGCAAAACAACCCGGCGCGACGCGGAAGGTGCTGCGCGGGAAATGGAGGAAAGCATGAAACGCCTGCAAACCGATTATTTCGATCTTTACCAGCTTCATGCCGTTACCTCCATGGAAGACGTGGAAAAAATCTTCGCCCCTAAAGGAGCTATGGAAACTTTTCTTAAAGCAAAGCAGGAAGGAAAAATCAGGCACATCGGGTTTTCAGCCCATTCGGTTGAAGCTGCCCTGGCACTGCTCGACCGGTATTCCTTTGATTCGGTTCTCTTTCCCATCAACTTTGTTTGTATAGCCCAGGGAAATTTCGGAAAACAGGTTATCGAAAAAGCCATGGAAAAAGGAGCCGCACGGCTTGCCCTCAAAGCCCTGGCACATCATCCGTGGCCTGAAAATATGAAAGAGGAGGAAAGACCTTACAGGAAATGCTGGTACCAGCCCGCCGACCAGAGGGAACTGGCTGAAAAAGCCCTGCGTTTTACCTTATCCCAGCCGGTAACCGCTGCAATTCCCCCGGGCGAAGAACGCCTCTTCCGCCTTGCCGTCTCCATTGCCAAAGATTTTACTCCCATGACGGAAAAGGAACAGCAGGAACTGCTGGCATCAACCGCCGGAACAGCCCCTCTTTTCAGGTATCCAGCCTGA
- the folK gene encoding 2-amino-4-hydroxy-6-hydroxymethyldihydropteridine diphosphokinase, whose product MPIAHLMTGSNLGNREENLQKAMEEIARRAGKVIYLSGIYVSDPWGNADQQQFLNQLVVIETGKTARELMDTCLETEKMLGRVRSNEQNSPRTIDIDILFYGNDIIEEEGLMIPHPRLHLRNFCLIPLIEVHPALVHPVFDKTVWQLYRECSDRGRVYPKDGQEL is encoded by the coding sequence ATGCCTATAGCTCATTTAATGACAGGGAGTAACCTGGGCAACAGGGAGGAAAATCTGCAAAAAGCCATGGAAGAGATAGCCAGAAGGGCGGGTAAGGTTATATACCTTTCCGGAATCTATGTCTCTGATCCATGGGGCAATGCCGATCAACAGCAATTTCTGAACCAGCTGGTTGTGATCGAAACCGGAAAAACCGCCAGGGAACTTATGGATACATGCCTCGAAACCGAGAAAATGCTGGGAAGGGTTCGCAGTAATGAACAAAACTCCCCCCGCACCATCGATATTGATATCCTTTTTTACGGAAATGACATTATCGAGGAAGAGGGGCTCATGATTCCGCATCCAAGGCTTCATCTGCGAAATTTCTGTCTGATTCCCCTCATCGAAGTTCACCCTGCCCTGGTTCATCCGGTATTCGATAAAACTGTCTGGCAGCTATACAGGGAATGTAGCGATCGGGGCAGGGTTTATCCGAAGGATGGTCAGGAACTGTAA
- the sppA gene encoding signal peptide peptidase SppA, producing the protein MKTFLKMLLATIVGGLVVVLLVFFIFMGILGIIATSSRQPVQVKPNTVLLLNLNQTITDRSSKNPLEGFSFPDFKPSPALGLNDILASIKKAKDDPNIKGILLDLTVIPAGNSTVDEIREALTDFKTSGKFVISYADSYLQKSYYLASAADKVYLNPAGNLLFVGLRAEVMFYKNMLEKIGVEPQIIRHGKFKSAVEPFMLDKMSKENREQLSVFLNSVWQHMLEKISEARHIPVEELNAMADGLKLRTAQDALQMKMVDSLIYRDQLLLLLDSLSGKKPVGKPELLSIASYIKAPAVKPHKFVREKIAVVYASGEVVSGEGQEGSVGSDRISEAIRKARKDSLIKAIVFRVNSPGGSALASEVIWREVKLAAETKPVVVSMGDVAASGGYYIACPAGTIVANPTTITGSIGVFGLLLNAKPLLEKKIGITTDVARTNSYSDFGSFYRPLSEAEKEALQTEIEFIYSTFVSHVAEGRKMKYESVDSIGQGRIWSGLSASRLGLVDELGGLEKAIQLAARKANLSEYRVVNLPELEDPLTQLMKMLSENTSAKVLEKTLGDSWPFFRDLNQILSMQGVLARMPFSLMIY; encoded by the coding sequence ATGAAAACATTCCTGAAAATGCTCCTGGCCACCATCGTCGGAGGCCTTGTTGTTGTTCTGCTCGTATTCTTTATCTTCATGGGAATCCTGGGAATCATAGCTACCTCTTCCCGGCAGCCCGTTCAGGTGAAACCCAATACTGTCCTTCTTCTCAATCTCAACCAGACCATTACCGACCGGAGTTCGAAAAATCCCCTTGAAGGATTTTCATTCCCCGATTTCAAACCCTCTCCGGCTCTCGGCCTGAACGATATTCTGGCCTCCATCAAAAAGGCAAAAGATGACCCCAACATCAAAGGCATCCTGCTCGACCTGACGGTTATCCCTGCCGGCAACTCAACAGTCGACGAAATCCGGGAAGCACTTACCGACTTCAAAACCTCCGGCAAATTCGTCATCAGCTATGCCGATTCCTACCTGCAAAAATCCTATTATCTTGCTTCGGCCGCCGATAAGGTCTACCTCAACCCGGCAGGAAATCTGCTGTTTGTCGGCCTCCGCGCCGAAGTGATGTTCTATAAAAACATGCTCGAAAAAATCGGCGTGGAACCCCAGATCATACGGCACGGAAAATTCAAAAGCGCTGTGGAGCCTTTTATGCTTGACAAAATGAGCAAAGAAAACCGGGAACAGCTTTCTGTTTTTCTGAACTCTGTATGGCAGCATATGCTGGAAAAAATTTCAGAGGCGCGCCATATACCGGTGGAAGAGCTCAATGCCATGGCCGACGGACTAAAGCTTCGTACAGCACAGGATGCCCTTCAGATGAAAATGGTGGACAGCCTTATTTATCGCGACCAGCTTCTGCTCCTGCTCGACAGCCTGTCAGGAAAAAAACCTGTCGGTAAACCGGAACTGTTGTCCATTGCCTCTTACATAAAAGCACCTGCCGTGAAACCCCACAAATTCGTGCGGGAAAAAATTGCCGTTGTGTATGCCTCGGGAGAAGTTGTTTCCGGCGAAGGACAGGAAGGCTCGGTAGGTTCCGACAGGATTTCGGAAGCTATCCGCAAGGCGCGGAAAGATTCGCTGATAAAAGCCATTGTGTTCCGTGTCAATTCACCCGGAGGAAGCGCCCTGGCATCGGAAGTTATCTGGAGGGAAGTTAAGCTGGCCGCAGAAACCAAGCCAGTGGTGGTCTCTATGGGCGATGTTGCCGCTTCAGGAGGATATTATATCGCCTGTCCGGCCGGAACTATTGTCGCAAATCCCACAACCATTACCGGATCTATCGGTGTATTCGGGCTTTTGCTGAATGCAAAACCTTTACTGGAAAAGAAAATAGGGATAACCACTGATGTGGCCCGCACCAACAGCTATAGCGACTTTGGCTCTTTTTACCGCCCTCTTTCGGAAGCAGAAAAAGAAGCTCTTCAGACCGAAATTGAATTCATCTATTCCACCTTCGTCAGCCATGTGGCCGAAGGCAGAAAAATGAAATACGAGTCTGTTGATTCCATTGGCCAGGGAAGAATCTGGAGCGGCCTTTCCGCTTCCCGACTGGGACTTGTGGATGAACTGGGTGGACTGGAAAAAGCCATCCAGCTGGCCGCCCGGAAGGCAAACCTCAGCGAATACCGCGTGGTAAACCTCCCCGAACTGGAAGACCCGCTGACCCAGCTGATGAAAATGCTCTCTGAAAATACTTCTGCCAAAGTTCTGGAAAAAACCCTGGGCGATTCCTGGCCGTTTTTCAGAGACCTGAATCAGATCCTGTCCATGCAGGGAGTTCTTGCCCGAATGCCTTTCAGCCTGATGATTTACTGA
- the lpxK gene encoding tetraacyldisaccharide 4'-kinase produces the protein MLRHLRKYLLPFALMYGLVVRIRNFLYDMEILRSVEFDIPVIGVGNITVGGTGKTPQVEYLVRFLKKQYRTAVLSRGYRRLSGGFVSASPDVTAAQIGDEPLQIYRKFPDIDLAVDADRIRGIRLLLEKNPSLEVIVLDDAFQHRRVKPGLMILLIDHNRMITDDLLLPAGNLREPVSGIQRAHIIIVTKCPPDMKPVDCRIIESKLRPLTHQKVFFSFLRYGDLLPVYKNAAPALPPEKLKAKNAHVFLVSGIANPAPLEHFMEQYAARLTRFVFPDHHRYSPRDLIKIFKAYDQSDAPEKYIITTEKDAMRLQALNDIDDDIRRRFYYLPVEVGFSGEDEKLFQKEITGFIHRMQQSRIISTYRK, from the coding sequence ATGCTCCGGCACCTGAGAAAATACCTTCTGCCCTTTGCCCTGATGTACGGCCTCGTCGTAAGAATACGAAATTTTCTGTACGACATGGAAATTTTGCGTTCCGTAGAATTCGACATCCCCGTAATCGGCGTTGGCAATATTACTGTCGGTGGCACCGGCAAAACTCCCCAGGTGGAATACCTCGTCAGGTTTCTCAAAAAACAATACCGCACTGCCGTGCTGAGCAGAGGCTACCGGCGACTTTCGGGAGGCTTTGTGTCGGCCTCTCCGGATGTGACAGCGGCCCAGATCGGTGATGAACCGCTTCAGATTTACAGAAAATTCCCCGACATTGATCTTGCCGTTGATGCCGACCGGATCAGAGGAATCCGGCTTCTGCTGGAAAAAAACCCTTCCCTTGAAGTAATTGTTCTCGACGATGCCTTTCAGCACCGGAGGGTCAAACCCGGACTGATGATCCTGCTGATCGACCACAACCGGATGATTACCGATGACCTGCTTCTGCCGGCAGGAAATCTGCGCGAACCGGTTTCGGGAATCCAGCGCGCACATATTATTATTGTTACCAAATGTCCTCCCGACATGAAGCCTGTTGACTGCAGAATCATTGAATCAAAACTCCGCCCGCTCACCCACCAGAAGGTCTTCTTTTCCTTTCTCCGCTATGGCGATCTGCTGCCTGTTTACAAAAATGCCGCCCCAGCTCTGCCTCCTGAAAAGCTCAAAGCAAAAAATGCACACGTATTCCTGGTTTCAGGAATCGCCAACCCGGCACCGCTCGAACACTTTATGGAACAATACGCCGCCAGGCTTACCCGCTTCGTTTTTCCCGATCATCACCGGTATTCACCCCGCGATCTCATAAAGATCTTCAAAGCATACGACCAGTCGGACGCCCCGGAAAAGTACATTATTACCACTGAAAAAGATGCTATGCGCCTGCAGGCACTGAACGACATTGATGATGACATCCGCAGGCGCTTCTATTACCTCCCTGTTGAAGTCGGATTCTCCGGAGAAGATGAAAAGCTTTTTCAGAAAGAAATTACCGGATTCATTCACCGTATGCAGCAGAGCCGCATTATCAGCACCTACCGGAAGTAA